A stretch of Streptococcus chenjunshii DNA encodes these proteins:
- the essB gene encoding type VII secretion protein EssB, whose product MAQLTKEEITFDQQTFSFDKADSQWVLTLKRSDITTQAVEQVRLLEMEHPLLLPQTSRWDKETVTFTYTIEENGISYDSLKAMRLSEKIRAALNITDLADCLTLPITFFIDPANLFFTKNGMAKIAYRALPEIMKPVSLSEQDFLRQVKCTILTLFTDHHFEDLYQGALEVIKDIPPFLEEVVATDSLAQLRTNLTKSFEEVLADENATLSLVPRRKYKRFKYLTIWFSALSVVLTVPLVYIIFLQMPFQQKMLDADREFLKLNYSAVASTLKSVDLNRMPFTQKYELAYSYVQNLNFSDEQRSAVLNNISLKSDELLLDYWIEIGRANNDEAMDISIRLEDYDLIIYAIAQKIEEVKNDSSLSGSEREEQLESLQSDYETYNEERQAAINGGDDESDASSSSSGK is encoded by the coding sequence ATGGCGCAGTTGACTAAGGAAGAAATCACATTTGATCAGCAGACATTTTCTTTTGATAAGGCAGACAGTCAGTGGGTTTTGACCCTCAAGCGGTCTGATATTACCACACAGGCAGTTGAGCAGGTTCGTCTGCTTGAAATGGAGCATCCGCTCCTGCTGCCGCAGACAAGCCGCTGGGATAAAGAGACGGTCACTTTTACCTACACCATTGAAGAAAATGGGATAAGCTATGATTCTTTAAAGGCTATGCGCCTGTCTGAAAAGATACGGGCTGCGCTTAATATAACGGATTTGGCTGATTGCCTGACACTGCCGATTACCTTTTTTATCGATCCGGCTAATCTCTTTTTTACAAAAAATGGAATGGCCAAGATCGCTTATCGGGCTCTGCCAGAGATTATGAAACCTGTCAGTCTTTCTGAACAAGATTTTTTACGGCAGGTCAAATGTACTATTTTGACACTTTTTACTGACCATCATTTTGAAGATTTGTACCAGGGTGCTTTGGAGGTTATCAAGGACATTCCGCCTTTTCTGGAAGAAGTGGTGGCGACCGATTCACTTGCTCAGCTCAGAACAAATCTGACAAAAAGCTTTGAAGAAGTACTGGCTGATGAAAATGCTACTTTATCTTTGGTTCCCCGCCGCAAGTATAAGAGATTTAAGTACCTGACCATCTGGTTTTCAGCTCTCTCTGTTGTTTTAACGGTTCCGTTGGTTTATATCATTTTCCTGCAGATGCCTTTTCAGCAGAAAATGCTGGATGCTGATCGGGAATTCCTTAAGCTCAACTATTCAGCTGTTGCTTCAACCTTAAAATCAGTTGACCTTAACCGGATGCCGTTTACGCAGAAGTATGAGTTGGCTTATTCTTATGTTCAGAATTTGAATTTTTCCGATGAACAGCGATCAGCTGTTTTGAATAATATTTCACTCAAGTCCGACGAACTGCTTTTGGATTACTGGATTGAAATCGGGCGGGCCAACAACGACGAGGCTATGGATATTTCCATACGTTTGGAGGATTATGATTTAATCATCTACGCCATCGCTCAAAAAATCGAAGAGGTCAAAAACGACAGTTCTTTATCAGGGAGTGAACGTGAAGAGCAACTGGAGTCGCTCCAATCTGATTATGAGACCTATAATGAGGAACGTCAGGCAGCGATTAACGGCGGCGATGATGAATCGGATGCTTCAAGCAGCAGTTCCGGCAAATAG
- a CDS encoding EsaB/YukD family protein: MDSHINITLLIGGKRADVRLPQNMEVSHLIKELDAIFNQVQNRKKYQIRVVNKGLILDEGKILKDYSVTTGDLVEIMEDGAVD, encoded by the coding sequence ATGGATTCACATATTAATATCACACTGCTTATCGGCGGAAAAAGGGCAGATGTCCGTCTTCCGCAAAATATGGAAGTCAGCCATTTAATTAAGGAACTGGATGCGATTTTTAACCAAGTACAGAACAGAAAGAAGTATCAGATCCGTGTTGTCAATAAGGGGCTGATTCTTGATGAAGGGAAAATACTCAAAGATTATTCTGTTACAACAGGGGATCTCGTAGAAATTATGGAGGATGGCGCAGTTGACTAA
- the essA gene encoding type VII secretion protein EssA translates to MKIAKWLLFIGLLFSLGAVQISAAEKIKDNNLVFDDERIEREENDSLGSVSDLTAQLFKEDSKEQFKQYKESKAKNDQAVLNSIFSGQEAKKPAVDTANIFLETQISPNYARHQTQDTDSQVGLSVDSFTLLAVYTGLLVLVLAAAGIGSYRISKGD, encoded by the coding sequence ATGAAAATAGCTAAATGGTTGCTGTTTATCGGATTGTTGTTTAGTCTGGGGGCTGTACAAATCAGTGCTGCCGAAAAAATAAAAGATAACAACCTAGTCTTTGATGATGAACGAATTGAGCGCGAGGAAAACGACAGTCTGGGCAGTGTTTCTGATTTAACTGCCCAGCTTTTCAAAGAGGACAGCAAAGAGCAGTTTAAACAGTATAAAGAAAGTAAAGCAAAGAATGACCAAGCTGTTCTCAATAGTATATTTAGCGGTCAGGAAGCCAAAAAACCAGCAGTAGATACGGCAAATATTTTTTTAGAGACTCAAATTAGTCCTAATTATGCCAGGCACCAAACGCAGGATACAGACTCACAGGTCGGACTGTCTGTAGACAGTTTTACCCTGCTGGCTGTCTACACCGGCTTGCTTGTTCTTGTTTTAGCTGCAGCCGGTATTGGCAGTTATCGTATCAGTAAAGGGGACTAA
- the esaA gene encoding type VII secretion protein EsaA: MKVNNFLQYGKYLLFIAAMLGAVLLLNIAVQKNNSSQENKRIDKLNVALVNEDQAVVSQTGERYQLGASYVKSLEKDDSNNWTVTSRGAAENGLETNRYQLMVVIPSNFSGKVLDIDSLTANQALVTYTVNANGNRQLETKANELGADIVDDLNSQLVNMYMASILGNLYTAQQNVLALSELQSANIGSYNNRLYQPVLGFPDVFSPLVSMADASFSANTSLLESLNASYNNSVNSANAAESRRPADSSAASGDDQIASPDSSIPGNTANNGLAMTNDELRAELQRLSESIQANQKLLGEKKQEENEITGPSETDIETDPSYNLLVEDLQKQIDSLEGELKTIESEISEETKTARDRIAEKLAAYYGKKAGESITLRDFLEKKGEKDYLDSIETKEEAVQKVINTLPTLDADSLKEDLSGLNDNQASFKYADYAKEHYGSDDKYQPSELGNRLKQAKADLEQAAKNSVDGKSGQAVYVYNNPALDAADENQAPNNNADDEKAEAKENSPAEPQTPNQEEEAPVNTPAAYKKETYRIIQTDNAGNAGTAVVSVDFPENLISVTSIAVNGQAVGDGSSASLADGNNNISVSYTYKERPANLDAVQNIVITVTPDKGSEVKQTIPVDLSPYVNDDYVKAVENYSALVQQVKDVYSTADAVIETAVLTTEGKEKSLNDFLDMDISDYLREVVTSSLTVAYGGGADGTSLPEIKKTKEDLQKNLDALTSNQTNLSSQITDLLAKTEKLQNDLDTGQPGGSSNTGNSQSSGRTSSASGSNWDSERAEQLRSLQAASASMRAESAQRVSSAQGVNNSFQTFKNEVDAAQASSQALSRTADDLMKEFDDELELNGDFVDAFSKVFNNAYNNGVANEALLGFLANPVKKSAQSAQATADVLRPFTWILLIEIITLFTAYVFGTQNIFQRLKDKYKVSSLNQADLISAGLLIGLSLLLGIILGAVSAQQLSIIRSGLPAWIFLNILLSLILVLSQYLLIKYFRAVGMGLALFMLLSYIYMTSAVGTTVAVNGGLALIKRLNFLVYIENLFANLFAGNMVSAGSIFILLLLAVAVIVLNVSLPSLEDKLRREAVKS, translated from the coding sequence ATGAAAGTTAATAATTTTTTACAGTATGGAAAATATCTCCTTTTTATCGCTGCCATGCTGGGCGCTGTCCTTCTTTTAAACATTGCTGTCCAAAAAAATAACAGCAGTCAGGAGAACAAACGGATAGATAAGCTGAATGTTGCTCTGGTCAATGAAGATCAGGCTGTTGTCAGTCAAACTGGAGAGCGTTATCAGCTAGGGGCCAGCTATGTTAAGAGTCTGGAAAAGGATGATTCAAATAACTGGACTGTAACTAGCCGAGGGGCGGCTGAGAACGGTCTGGAAACAAACAGATACCAGCTGATGGTTGTTATCCCTAGTAATTTCTCGGGGAAAGTTTTGGATATTGACAGTCTGACAGCGAATCAGGCCTTAGTAACTTATACAGTCAATGCTAATGGCAATCGGCAGCTTGAAACAAAAGCTAACGAACTCGGTGCTGATATTGTTGATGATTTGAACAGCCAGCTGGTCAACATGTACATGGCCAGTATTTTAGGTAATCTCTATACAGCTCAGCAAAATGTGCTGGCTCTTTCAGAACTGCAGTCGGCCAATATCGGCAGCTATAATAACAGACTTTATCAACCTGTGCTTGGTTTTCCAGATGTCTTTTCACCTTTAGTCAGTATGGCAGACGCCTCTTTTTCGGCTAATACGAGCCTGTTGGAATCACTTAATGCTTCCTATAATAACAGTGTTAACAGTGCCAATGCCGCTGAGAGCAGGCGGCCAGCTGATTCTTCCGCTGCATCAGGTGATGATCAGATCGCCTCGCCAGACAGCTCTATTCCCGGAAATACGGCAAACAATGGGCTTGCTATGACCAATGATGAGTTGAGAGCTGAACTGCAAAGATTATCAGAAAGTATTCAGGCCAATCAGAAGCTGCTTGGTGAGAAAAAGCAAGAAGAAAACGAGATAACCGGTCCATCTGAAACGGATATTGAGACAGATCCATCTTATAATCTTCTGGTAGAAGATTTGCAAAAACAGATTGATTCTCTGGAAGGCGAATTAAAAACCATTGAATCAGAAATCAGTGAAGAAACCAAAACAGCTAGGGACCGCATTGCTGAAAAATTAGCTGCTTATTACGGCAAAAAAGCCGGTGAGTCTATTACGCTCAGAGATTTTCTGGAGAAAAAGGGTGAAAAGGACTACCTTGACAGCATAGAAACGAAAGAAGAGGCTGTCCAAAAGGTCATTAATACCTTGCCAACTCTTGATGCAGACAGTCTCAAAGAGGATTTAAGCGGATTGAATGATAATCAGGCATCATTTAAATATGCCGATTATGCCAAAGAGCACTATGGCAGTGATGATAAATACCAGCCTTCGGAGCTTGGTAATAGGCTTAAACAGGCAAAGGCAGATTTGGAGCAGGCTGCAAAGAATTCTGTTGACGGCAAAAGCGGACAGGCTGTTTATGTTTATAATAATCCAGCCTTGGATGCAGCAGATGAAAATCAAGCACCAAATAACAATGCTGATGATGAAAAAGCGGAAGCTAAAGAGAACAGTCCGGCTGAACCGCAAACGCCTAACCAAGAAGAGGAGGCTCCTGTTAATACTCCGGCGGCTTATAAAAAAGAGACTTACAGGATTATTCAGACAGATAATGCCGGTAATGCAGGCACCGCAGTCGTAAGTGTTGATTTTCCGGAAAATCTTATTTCTGTAACTTCTATAGCAGTCAACGGGCAGGCAGTCGGAGATGGTTCAAGTGCATCTTTGGCAGACGGCAACAACAATATTTCAGTATCCTATACTTATAAAGAAAGACCAGCTAATCTTGATGCTGTGCAAAATATTGTTATAACTGTTACTCCTGACAAGGGTTCTGAAGTCAAACAAACGATTCCCGTTGATCTCAGTCCTTATGTCAATGATGACTATGTTAAAGCTGTAGAAAACTACAGCGCACTCGTTCAGCAAGTCAAAGATGTCTACAGCACTGCAGATGCTGTTATTGAAACGGCTGTGCTGACTACAGAAGGAAAAGAGAAGTCGCTCAATGATTTTCTCGATATGGATATCAGCGATTATTTGCGGGAAGTAGTTACCAGCAGCCTAACAGTCGCTTACGGCGGCGGTGCTGATGGCACTTCTTTGCCGGAAATTAAAAAGACAAAAGAGGATCTGCAAAAAAATTTGGATGCTCTAACAAGCAATCAGACCAATCTCTCATCTCAAATCACTGACCTGCTTGCAAAAACAGAAAAGCTTCAAAATGATTTGGACACTGGACAGCCAGGCGGTTCTTCTAATACCGGAAACAGTCAATCGTCAGGAAGGACTTCGTCCGCTTCCGGTTCAAACTGGGACAGTGAACGGGCAGAGCAGCTGAGAAGTCTTCAGGCTGCCAGCGCCTCAATGCGGGCAGAATCCGCTCAGCGGGTCAGCAGTGCACAGGGCGTTAACAACAGTTTCCAAACCTTTAAAAATGAAGTGGATGCAGCTCAAGCCAGCAGCCAGGCTCTTTCTCGGACAGCCGATGATTTGATGAAAGAATTTGACGATGAACTGGAGCTTAATGGGGATTTTGTTGATGCGTTTTCTAAAGTCTTTAATAATGCCTATAACAACGGTGTAGCTAATGAAGCACTGCTTGGTTTTCTGGCTAATCCGGTTAAAAAATCGGCACAGTCTGCTCAGGCGACTGCCGATGTGCTCCGACCTTTCACTTGGATTCTGCTAATTGAAATTATCACTTTATTTACAGCTTATGTTTTTGGAACACAAAATATTTTCCAGCGGCTAAAAGACAAGTACAAGGTCAGTTCTCTGAATCAGGCCGATCTTATCAGTGCCGGCCTGCTGATCGGCTTATCCTTACTGTTGGGAATTATTTTAGGGGCCGTTTCTGCTCAGCAGCTTTCTATTATCCGTTCGGGGCTGCCAGCTTGGATTTTTCTGAATATCCTTTTGAGTTTGATTTTGGTCTTGAGTCAATATCTGCTGATTAAATATTTCCGCGCAGTTGGTATGGGCTTAGCGCTCTTTATGCTTTTAAGCTATATCTATATGACGAGTGCTGTTGGGACAACTGTTGCTGTCAACGGAGGACTGGCTCTTATTAAACGTCTGAATTTCTTGGTTTATATCGAAAATCTCTTTGCTAACCTCTTTGCAGGCAATATGGTTAGTGCGGGCAGCATCTTTATTCTCCTCCTTTTAGCTGTTGCAGTCATTGTGCTAAATGTATCGCTGCCAAGTTTAGAAGATAAGCTGAGGCGGGAGGCTGTGAAATCATGA
- a CDS encoding WXG100 family type VII secretion target gives MATIKLTPEELRTSSQKYGTGATDIDQILTTLTNEQAVISENWSGSAFDSFEVQFNELSPKIKQFSQLLEDIQTQLNSVADTIEQTDQDIASKIGQ, from the coding sequence ATGGCTACAATTAAACTGACTCCTGAAGAACTGCGTACTTCTTCACAAAAATATGGTACAGGTGCTACCGACATCGACCAAATTTTAACGACTTTAACAAATGAGCAGGCTGTTATCAGCGAAAACTGGTCAGGTTCAGCATTCGACAGCTTTGAAGTACAATTCAATGAATTATCGCCTAAAATCAAGCAGTTCTCGCAATTATTAGAAGATATTCAAACACAACTGAATTCAGTTGCTGATACTATTGAACAAACAGACCAAGACATTGCTTCAAAAATTGGTCAATAG
- a CDS encoding GNAT family N-acetyltransferase gives MLDALDASKVEAVLKTFKSISLRDERHDVEIFLHQKAIEFEKTAIASTYLVFDEETNVLLGFFSLANKPLTMNKRNFERLSKTQQKKLKSSGRLIGDKYQVISYLIGQLGKNYSQEAISNGGITGEQLLTLAYNKVIEASRIIKAKYVWLECENIEYLESFYSNFGFQKIPNYVSDNNLSVMLLKIK, from the coding sequence ATGTTAGATGCTTTAGATGCTTCTAAGGTGGAAGCTGTTTTAAAGACTTTTAAAAGTATTTCATTACGAGATGAGAGGCATGATGTTGAAATCTTTTTGCATCAAAAAGCTATAGAATTCGAAAAAACAGCTATAGCTTCAACTTATTTAGTTTTTGATGAAGAAACCAATGTTTTACTTGGTTTCTTTTCATTGGCTAATAAACCATTAACTATGAATAAGAGGAACTTTGAACGTTTAAGTAAGACACAACAAAAGAAATTGAAAAGTTCTGGCCGGCTCATCGGAGATAAGTATCAGGTAATAAGTTATTTAATAGGACAGTTAGGAAAAAACTACTCACAAGAAGCAATCTCAAACGGTGGTATCACTGGAGAACAGCTTTTAACTTTAGCTTACAACAAGGTTATCGAAGCTTCACGAATTATAAAAGCTAAGTATGTTTGGCTTGAGTGTGAAAATATAGAGTATCTTGAAAGTTTTTACTCAAATTTTGGATTTCAAAAAATACCAAATTATGTTTCTGATAATAATTTAAGTGTTATGCTATTAAAAATAAAATAG
- a CDS encoding GH25 family lysozyme — MRFFRSDALSQGDYFIDVSAYQPADLTSICQQAGTDKAVIKLTEGDSYLSSAAEQQTKTSTALGYYSYAWFGGDTAQAKREADWLIKNMPKTDVKYLVCDYEEHASGDKQANTNAVLEFMGTCKQAGYTPILYTGIPYAVANLHLDQIVDKYPRALWIACYATMDYNPEYGTGDTAVLDKVLNQYSLTHIKQHIKQHIIWHQFSSTALPGGLDKNIVLN; from the coding sequence GTGAGGTTTTTTCGTAGTGACGCCCTGTCACAGGGCGATTACTTTATCGACGTATCCGCCTATCAGCCGGCAGACCTGACAAGCATATGCCAACAAGCCGGCACAGACAAGGCTGTAATTAAGCTGACAGAGGGTGATAGTTATTTATCAAGTGCAGCGGAACAGCAAACAAAGACTAGTACTGCACTAGGCTATTACAGTTATGCGTGGTTCGGCGGTGATACAGCACAAGCTAAAAGAGAGGCTGACTGGTTAATCAAAAACATGCCTAAGACTGACGTTAAATATCTAGTTTGCGACTACGAGGAGCACGCCAGCGGTGATAAGCAAGCCAACACTAACGCTGTACTAGAGTTTATGGGCACTTGTAAGCAGGCAGGGTATACGCCTATCTTGTATACCGGTATACCGTACGCGGTAGCTAACCTACACTTAGACCAGATAGTGGATAAATACCCACGCGCTTTATGGATCGCTTGCTATGCCACCATGGACTATAATCCGGAGTACGGTACAGGTGACACCGCTGTTTTAGACAAAGTGCTTAATCAATACAGTTTAACGCACATCAAGCAGCACATCAAGCAGCACATCATCTGGCACCAGTTTAGCTCAACGGCTTTGCCTGGTGGCTTAGATAAAAACATTGTTTTAAACTAA
- a CDS encoding CHAP domain-containing protein: MATTQQLLNYAQSLTGRKVTVATNPYGGQCVAFVDHLTQWATGNKYNLAYTNAIDLLAKARANGFQVFYNGSGTPQPGDIWVTRTYGHPYGHTGIFLTAGGQPVTLEQNVDGNADALTNGGWVRRKQRLLYANGTMNYSPWIEQQTLIGWFRLPLTNQQTTSTATKTAVKKGKKTGMYGSHLFSVKEGDNEFVKGAVYLYNTATNAVTGMHNSEELKYVQENYRKSYGEDMRMETYSTQAPTYRRLFAGLNTDTKGGYTQFSDVKKQLTAITNKLNQVESTVKTDTAKTAELPNLAGSLKGNDIANKQTFKASVNLNIREAASITANKVAILQAGETVDIVGSATADGYYWVSFMRNNKLVYVASKVQGGDTYGEVFS; the protein is encoded by the coding sequence ATGGCAACAACGCAACAACTTTTAAATTATGCGCAATCGTTAACCGGCCGAAAAGTCACGGTGGCCACCAATCCTTATGGTGGCCAGTGCGTGGCCTTTGTCGATCACTTAACACAGTGGGCGACCGGAAATAAGTATAATCTAGCGTATACTAATGCTATTGACCTACTGGCTAAAGCACGCGCTAACGGCTTCCAAGTCTTTTACAACGGCTCTGGCACTCCACAGCCTGGGGACATTTGGGTCACGCGCACCTATGGACACCCGTACGGCCATACCGGTATATTTTTAACAGCAGGCGGTCAGCCTGTGACATTGGAACAAAACGTCGATGGCAATGCAGACGCTTTGACTAATGGGGGTTGGGTACGCCGAAAGCAACGCTTGCTGTACGCTAACGGAACAATGAATTACAGTCCATGGATAGAGCAGCAAACGCTTATAGGCTGGTTTAGATTGCCGCTGACTAACCAACAAACGACATCAACAGCGACAAAGACCGCTGTTAAGAAAGGAAAGAAAACTGGAATGTATGGATCACATCTATTTAGTGTAAAAGAGGGGGACAATGAGTTTGTTAAAGGCGCTGTGTATCTCTACAACACCGCGACAAACGCAGTAACTGGTATGCACAACTCTGAGGAGCTCAAATACGTGCAGGAAAATTACCGTAAATCTTACGGTGAAGATATGCGCATGGAAACTTACTCAACACAAGCACCAACTTACCGCAGATTATTTGCTGGCTTAAATACAGACACAAAAGGCGGTTATACGCAGTTTAGTGATGTCAAGAAACAGCTAACAGCTATCACTAACAAGCTTAATCAAGTAGAATCTACCGTCAAAACAGACACAGCGAAAACAGCAGAATTGCCTAATTTAGCCGGGTCGCTGAAAGGTAATGATATTGCCAATAAGCAAACCTTTAAAGCCTCTGTCAACCTCAACATCAGGGAAGCGGCAAGCATTACGGCAAACAAAGTGGCTATTCTGCAGGCAGGTGAAACGGTGGATATTGTCGGATCGGCTACGGCTGACGGCTATTACTGGGTATCATTTATGCGCAATAATAAGCTTGTTTATGTAGCGTCCAAGGTGCAAGGCGGCGATACTTACGGTGAGGTTTTTTCGTAG
- a CDS encoding phage holin, whose product MKKILNDLKHVNAGTWARTVLLALGVVNYFLNAFGIQVIAFDDSQITELVNAAYIAITGFYALWKNNSFTAEAQEAQHYLNDLKVVHKAIAKSTDEAQATNHAESNDDNIVMG is encoded by the coding sequence ATGAAGAAAATTTTAAACGATTTGAAACACGTTAACGCAGGCACTTGGGCACGTACAGTATTGTTAGCTTTAGGTGTGGTCAATTACTTTTTAAACGCCTTTGGCATACAAGTGATTGCGTTTGATGACAGCCAAATCACAGAGTTAGTCAACGCAGCTTACATCGCTATTACCGGCTTTTACGCGCTGTGGAAAAACAACAGCTTTACTGCAGAAGCGCAAGAAGCGCAGCACTATCTCAATGATTTAAAGGTTGTGCACAAGGCAATTGCTAAAAGTACAGACGAAGCACAAGCGACTAACCACGCAGAAAGCAATGATGACAATATTGTCATGGGGTAA
- a CDS encoding DUF7365 family protein: MPEKELMHWIMTVLFPVFISAAGFFSVTKAHTASLEHRLTELEAMERSQEKMIDMHTVRLDKHDEDHKMQLGMIEQIKNLSENVNELKSDLKEIKSRL, from the coding sequence ATGCCAGAAAAAGAGTTAATGCACTGGATTATGACAGTGCTTTTCCCAGTTTTTATTTCAGCAGCCGGCTTTTTTAGCGTGACAAAAGCGCACACAGCAAGCTTAGAGCACCGGCTGACAGAACTTGAGGCAATGGAGCGGTCTCAAGAAAAAATGATTGACATGCACACTGTGCGTTTAGACAAGCACGACGAAGACCACAAAATGCAGCTAGGCATGATTGAACAGATTAAGAATTTATCTGAAAATGTCAACGAACTAAAAAGCGACCTCAAGGAAATCAAAAGCAGACTTTAG
- a CDS encoding CD1375 family protein → MMTLSYWIAKLKEARLKIKNTKEEGIDMMVKLYVISILSGKWPYKRVPAPLKKKVYEQLELAVEDPELLAELTKED, encoded by the coding sequence ATGATGACATTGAGTTACTGGATAGCGAAGCTTAAAGAAGCAAGGCTTAAAATCAAAAACACAAAGGAAGAAGGGATTGACATGATGGTTAAACTTTACGTGATTAGCATTTTATCAGGCAAATGGCCTTACAAACGGGTACCGGCGCCCCTCAAGAAAAAAGTATATGAACAGCTTGAACTGGCTGTAGAAGACCCTGAATTGCTCGCTGAATTGACAAAAGAAGACTAG
- a CDS encoding DUF1366 domain-containing protein: MKLEYRSKALDYDDSGAAKHTRIVLGNSDGAFYPVFLPPDKIELSNTELTALALEQIYQDNFPARAETEKFTELETIIDKANAKLAEVDDALTAITETATTSQMVLLEIVEQLYTKGVIADDDIELLDSEA, from the coding sequence ATGAAACTTGAGTATCGCAGCAAAGCTCTTGATTATGATGATAGCGGCGCTGCTAAGCACACGAGAATTGTTTTAGGCAATTCAGACGGTGCTTTTTATCCGGTGTTTCTGCCACCGGACAAAATAGAGTTAAGCAATACAGAGCTTACAGCTTTAGCGCTGGAACAAATCTATCAAGATAACTTTCCAGCGCGCGCAGAAACAGAGAAATTTACAGAACTAGAAACAATCATTGACAAAGCTAATGCTAAATTAGCAGAAGTTGATGACGCTTTGACTGCCATCACGGAGACGGCGACAACGTCCCAAATGGTGCTGCTGGAAATTGTCGAGCAGTTATACACAAAAGGAGTGATTGCAGATGATGACATTGAGTTACTGGATAGCGAAGCTTAA